Proteins from a single region of Peptococcaceae bacterium:
- a CDS encoding type II secretion system F family protein: MPIKNFWQYGGNKAAKDDLVDYPLKWLLPLGLLAVELLKCDGAGRANRRTAWQLAELYGAENAGRRLKLHQAAKAAHMTAGAALSAFLGLAAAQRDAAFLLFCLVLTGGLYLLPDYELQKKVKQRRFLLQADFPGFLNRITLLLGAGMTITGAWEKIAKETHKNTPLYRELRRSLVEIEAGKPHLRAYEDFAQRCRIPEINRFVSAVVRNIRKGNAELVLILSAQGSDCWEMRKHTARRLGEEASTRMLFPLALMLIAIMLIVSTPAVLAIRGF, from the coding sequence ATGCCGATAAAAAATTTCTGGCAGTACGGCGGCAATAAAGCGGCAAAAGACGACCTGGTCGACTATCCTCTAAAATGGCTGCTGCCGCTTGGTTTACTGGCTGTCGAGCTATTGAAATGCGACGGGGCCGGGCGAGCGAACCGGAGAACAGCCTGGCAGCTGGCCGAGCTTTACGGCGCGGAAAACGCCGGCAGGCGCCTTAAGCTTCACCAGGCCGCTAAAGCAGCGCACATGACGGCGGGGGCGGCGCTGTCGGCATTTTTAGGGCTGGCGGCCGCCCAAAGAGACGCCGCTTTTCTCCTTTTTTGCCTGGTCCTGACCGGCGGCCTCTATTTGCTTCCCGATTACGAACTGCAAAAAAAGGTTAAGCAAAGGCGGTTCCTGCTTCAGGCGGATTTTCCAGGCTTTTTGAACAGGATTACGCTTCTTTTGGGTGCCGGGATGACCATAACCGGAGCCTGGGAAAAGATCGCGAAAGAAACTCACAAAAACACCCCGCTTTACAGGGAATTGAGGAGAAGCCTGGTAGAGATAGAAGCGGGCAAACCGCACTTGAGGGCTTATGAGGACTTTGCCCAAAGATGCAGGATACCTGAAATCAACAGGTTCGTTTCAGCAGTCGTCCGCAATATTAGAAAGGGAAACGCTGAGCTTGTCCTTATCCTCAGCGCCCAGGGGAGCGATTGCTGGGAAATGCGCAAGCACACGGCGAGGCGGCTGGGCGAGGAAGCTTCAACCAGAATGCTGTTCCCGCTGGCGCTGATGCTTATTGCGATCATGCTCATTGTTTCCACGCCGGCGGTGCTGGCGATCAGGGGATTTTAA